A section of the Capra hircus breed San Clemente chromosome 23, ASM170441v1, whole genome shotgun sequence genome encodes:
- the PRRT1 gene encoding proline-rich transmembrane protein 1 isoform X2 translates to MSSEKSGLPDSVPHTSPPPYNAPQPPAEPPAPPPQTAPSSHHHHHHHYHQSGTATLPRLGAGGLASGAAAQRGPSSSATLPRPPHHAPPGPAAGAPPSGCATLPRMPPDPYLQETRFEGPLPPPPPAAAAPPPPAPSHTAQAPGFVVPTHTGAVGTLPLGGYVAPGYPLQLQPCTAYVPVYPVGTPYAGATPGGTGVTSTLPPPPQGPGLALLEPRRPPHDYMPIAVLTTICCFWPTGIIAIFKAVQVRTALARGDMVSAEIASREARNFSFISLAVGIAAMVLCTILTVVIIIAAQHHENYWDP, encoded by the exons ATGTCATCCGAAAAGTCAg gcctccctgactcAGTCCCTCACACCTCTCCACCACCCTACAATGCCCCCCAGCCCCCCGCCGAAcctcctgccccgcccccacaGACAGCCCCTTCCtcgcaccatcaccaccaccaccactaccaccagtCCGGCACTGCCACCCTCCCGCGCTTAGGGGCAGGGGGCCTGGCTTCTGGGGCCGCCGCTCAGCGCGGTCCCTCGTCCTCCGCCACCTTGCCAAGGCCCCCACACCATGCCCCGCCTGGCCCGGCCGCTGGGGCGCCCCCATCCGGCTGCGCTACCTTGCCCCGCATGCCACCCGACCCTTACCTGCAGGAGACTCGCTTCGAGGGCCCACTGCCCCCaccgccgcccgccgccgccgccccgcccccgcctgcGCCCTCTCATACTGCCCAGGCCCCAGGCTTCGTGGTGCCCACGCACACAGGAGCGGTAGGCACGCTGCCGCTGGGGGGCTACGTAGCCCCCGGTTACCCTCTACAGCTGCAGCCTTGCACTGCCTACGTCCCGGTCTACCCGGTGGGCACG CCCTATGCAGGCGCGACCCCGGGGGGAACAGGAGTAACTTCCACGCTCCCCCCGCCACCCCAGGGCCCAGGGCTGGCCCTGCTGGAGCCAAGGCGCCCGCCCCACGACTACATGCCCATCGCGGTGCTGACCACCATCTGCTGCTTCTGGCCTACAGGCATCATTGCCAtcttcaaggcagtgcag gTGCGCACGGCCTTGGCCCGCGGAGACATGGTGTCAGCTGAGATCGCTTCACGCGAGGCCCGGAACTTCTCCTTTATCTCCTTGGCGGTGGGCATTGCAGCCATGGTGCTCTGTACCATCCTAACCGTAGTCATCATCATAGCAGCGCAGCACCACGAGAACTACTGGGATCCGTAA
- the FKBPL gene encoding FK506-binding protein-like isoform X1 has product MVWLLPSGEALRPPPGADLDSVHPFLSKTVYPRWKGPGTQMDTPPVNSMGEKDRCQPQQQGEKNFELPTQIRQHPQESPTEILELRVSPDSASQILENPQETEKLAAELEKDSAKSHGSASAMSEPLQASDLWYCPDGSFVKKIVVRGHGLDKPKLGSRCRVQASGFPLGSGLPEGWTELTVGLGPWREETWGELIEKCLESMCQGEEAELQLPGRSGLPVRLTLASFTQGRDSWELEDTEKEALAREERARGTELFRAGNPEGAARCYARALRLLLTLPPPGPPERTVLHANLAACQLLLGQPHLAAQSCDRVLEREPGHIKALYRRGVAQAALGNLEKAMTDLKKVLAVDPKNRAAQEELGKVIIQGKKQDAGLAQGLRKMFG; this is encoded by the exons ATGGTCTGGCTATTGCCATCAGGCGAGGCGCTTCGGCCCCCCCCAG GTGCTGACCTGGACTCTGTCCATCCCTTTCTATCCAAAACTGTTTACCCACGGTGGAAGGGGCCAGGCACCCAAATGGATACACCACCAGTCAATTCAATGGGAGAGAAGGACCGCTGTCAACCGCAACAACAAGGGGAAAAGAACTTTGAATTACCTACTCAGATTAGGCAGCATCCGCAAGAATCTCCTACGGAAATCCTTGAGCTGAGAGTGAGCCCAGATTCAGCTAGCCAAATTCTAGAGAATCCTCAGGAAACTGAAAAACTGGCCGCTGAACTTGAAAAAGACTCTGCTAAGTCTCATGGATCAGCCAGTGCGATGTCAGAGCCCCTTCAAGCTTCTGATCTCTGGTACTGTCCTGATGGCAGCTTTGTCAAGAAGATCGTAGTCCGTGGCCACGGCTTAGACAAACCCAAGCTGGGCTCCCGCTGCAGGGTACAGGCTTCTGGATTTCCTTTGGGGTCAGGGCTGCCAGAGGGCTGGACAGAACTAACTGTGGGGTTAGGCCCTTGGAGGGAGGAAACTTGGGGGGAGCTTATAGAGAAATGCTTGGAGTCCATGTGTCAAGGCGAGGAGGCAGAGCTTCAGCTCCCTGGGCGCTCTGGACTTCCTGTCAGGCTCACACTGGCCTCCTTCACTCAGGGTCGAGACTCCTGGGAGCTGGAGGACACCGAGAAGGAGGCCTTGGCCAGAGAAGAACGTGCAAGGGGCACAGAATTATTTCGAGCGGGGAATCCGGAAGGAGCTGCCCGATGCTATGCACGGGCTCTTCGGCTGCTGCTGACCTTACCCCCACCTGGCCCTCCGGAACGAACTGTCCTTCACGCCAACCTGGCTGCTTGTCAGTTGCTGCTAGGGCAGCCTCACTTGGCGGCCCAAAGTTGTGACCGGGTGTTGGAGCGGGAGCCTGGGCATATAAAGGCGTTGTACCGAAGGGGTGTTGCCCAGGCTGCTCTTGGAAACCTGGAAAAAGCAATGACTGACCTCAAGAAGGTGTTGGCCGTAGACCCCAAAAACCGCGCAGCCCAGGAGGAGCTGGGAAAGGTGATCATTCAGGGGAAGAAACAGGATGCAGGGCTGGCTCAAGGACTGCGCAAGATGTTTGGCTGA
- the PRRT1 gene encoding proline-rich transmembrane protein 1 isoform X1: MPGLEEARHSPKAERDQVGVSLKGSPSLASVPLSSPLSAFPPPPAATVFISPSLRCYRLRNLRTQTPVLARDPDSGLRLHGSCPRDSASMSSEKSGLPDSVPHTSPPPYNAPQPPAEPPAPPPQTAPSSHHHHHHHYHQSGTATLPRLGAGGLASGAAAQRGPSSSATLPRPPHHAPPGPAAGAPPSGCATLPRMPPDPYLQETRFEGPLPPPPPAAAAPPPPAPSHTAQAPGFVVPTHTGAVGTLPLGGYVAPGYPLQLQPCTAYVPVYPVGTPYAGATPGGTGVTSTLPPPPQGPGLALLEPRRPPHDYMPIAVLTTICCFWPTGIIAIFKAVQVRTALARGDMVSAEIASREARNFSFISLAVGIAAMVLCTILTVVIIIAAQHHENYWDP; this comes from the exons ATGCCGGGGTTAGAGGAGGCGAGACATAGTCCAAAAGCGGAGAGAGACCAAGTGGGGGTATCTCTGAAGGGTTCCCCCTCCCTCGCCTCGGTCCCTTTAAGCTCCCCCCTCTCAGCTTTCCCTCCGCCCCCCGCCGCCACAGTCTTCATCTCTCCATCTCTGCGCTGCTACCGGCTGCGCAATCTGCGCACCCAGACTCCGGTGCTAGCCAGGGACCCCGACTCTGGACTCCGGCTGCACGGATCTTGTCCCAGGGACAGCGCAAGCATGTCATCCGAAAAGTCAg gcctccctgactcAGTCCCTCACACCTCTCCACCACCCTACAATGCCCCCCAGCCCCCCGCCGAAcctcctgccccgcccccacaGACAGCCCCTTCCtcgcaccatcaccaccaccaccactaccaccagtCCGGCACTGCCACCCTCCCGCGCTTAGGGGCAGGGGGCCTGGCTTCTGGGGCCGCCGCTCAGCGCGGTCCCTCGTCCTCCGCCACCTTGCCAAGGCCCCCACACCATGCCCCGCCTGGCCCGGCCGCTGGGGCGCCCCCATCCGGCTGCGCTACCTTGCCCCGCATGCCACCCGACCCTTACCTGCAGGAGACTCGCTTCGAGGGCCCACTGCCCCCaccgccgcccgccgccgccgccccgcccccgcctgcGCCCTCTCATACTGCCCAGGCCCCAGGCTTCGTGGTGCCCACGCACACAGGAGCGGTAGGCACGCTGCCGCTGGGGGGCTACGTAGCCCCCGGTTACCCTCTACAGCTGCAGCCTTGCACTGCCTACGTCCCGGTCTACCCGGTGGGCACG CCCTATGCAGGCGCGACCCCGGGGGGAACAGGAGTAACTTCCACGCTCCCCCCGCCACCCCAGGGCCCAGGGCTGGCCCTGCTGGAGCCAAGGCGCCCGCCCCACGACTACATGCCCATCGCGGTGCTGACCACCATCTGCTGCTTCTGGCCTACAGGCATCATTGCCAtcttcaaggcagtgcag gTGCGCACGGCCTTGGCCCGCGGAGACATGGTGTCAGCTGAGATCGCTTCACGCGAGGCCCGGAACTTCTCCTTTATCTCCTTGGCGGTGGGCATTGCAGCCATGGTGCTCTGTACCATCCTAACCGTAGTCATCATCATAGCAGCGCAGCACCACGAGAACTACTGGGATCCGTAA
- the FKBPL gene encoding FK506-binding protein-like isoform X2, whose amino-acid sequence MVWLLPSGEALRPPPGADLDSVHPFLSKTVYPRWKGPGTQMDTPPVNSMGEKDRCQPQQQGEKNFELPTQIRQHPQESPTEILELRVSPDSASQILENPQETEKLAAELEKDSAKSHGSASAMSEPLQASDLWYCPDGSFVKKIVVRGHGLDKPKLGSRCRGRDSWELEDTEKEALAREERARGTELFRAGNPEGAARCYARALRLLLTLPPPGPPERTVLHANLAACQLLLGQPHLAAQSCDRVLEREPGHIKALYRRGVAQAALGNLEKAMTDLKKVLAVDPKNRAAQEELGKVIIQGKKQDAGLAQGLRKMFG is encoded by the exons ATGGTCTGGCTATTGCCATCAGGCGAGGCGCTTCGGCCCCCCCCAG GTGCTGACCTGGACTCTGTCCATCCCTTTCTATCCAAAACTGTTTACCCACGGTGGAAGGGGCCAGGCACCCAAATGGATACACCACCAGTCAATTCAATGGGAGAGAAGGACCGCTGTCAACCGCAACAACAAGGGGAAAAGAACTTTGAATTACCTACTCAGATTAGGCAGCATCCGCAAGAATCTCCTACGGAAATCCTTGAGCTGAGAGTGAGCCCAGATTCAGCTAGCCAAATTCTAGAGAATCCTCAGGAAACTGAAAAACTGGCCGCTGAACTTGAAAAAGACTCTGCTAAGTCTCATGGATCAGCCAGTGCGATGTCAGAGCCCCTTCAAGCTTCTGATCTCTGGTACTGTCCTGATGGCAGCTTTGTCAAGAAGATCGTAGTCCGTGGCCACGGCTTAGACAAACCCAAGCTGGGCTCCCGCTGCAGG GGTCGAGACTCCTGGGAGCTGGAGGACACCGAGAAGGAGGCCTTGGCCAGAGAAGAACGTGCAAGGGGCACAGAATTATTTCGAGCGGGGAATCCGGAAGGAGCTGCCCGATGCTATGCACGGGCTCTTCGGCTGCTGCTGACCTTACCCCCACCTGGCCCTCCGGAACGAACTGTCCTTCACGCCAACCTGGCTGCTTGTCAGTTGCTGCTAGGGCAGCCTCACTTGGCGGCCCAAAGTTGTGACCGGGTGTTGGAGCGGGAGCCTGGGCATATAAAGGCGTTGTACCGAAGGGGTGTTGCCCAGGCTGCTCTTGGAAACCTGGAAAAAGCAATGACTGACCTCAAGAAGGTGTTGGCCGTAGACCCCAAAAACCGCGCAGCCCAGGAGGAGCTGGGAAAGGTGATCATTCAGGGGAAGAAACAGGATGCAGGGCTGGCTCAAGGACTGCGCAAGATGTTTGGCTGA